From a region of the Bacteroidales bacterium genome:
- a CDS encoding nucleotidyltransferase domain-containing protein, protein MLANLSKHKYHVFAEYPIKSIAIFGSYAKKEQTEESDLDLIVEFNEQIGIRFIDLAEEI, encoded by the coding sequence ATTTTAGCTAATCTAAGCAAACATAAATATCATGTATTTGCTGAATACCCTATAAAATCAATTGCAATTTTTGGTTCGTATGCAAAAAAAGAACAGACAGAAGAAAGCGATTTAGATTTAATAGTTGAGTTTAACGAACAAATTGGTATTCGTTTTATTGATCTTGCAGAAGAGATTTAA